A DNA window from Setaria viridis chromosome 2, Setaria_viridis_v4.0, whole genome shotgun sequence contains the following coding sequences:
- the LOC117844819 gene encoding uncharacterized protein produces MRGPNRRPTGASASTSSKREPEEDLPSASEESDEDEEVSSSSVSESESGSDDEDVARERELERALADVPFGELQRARADGSLALRTASAAKAAAEKKARRASKKRPMEISTKMRPPKLREVIQVPKKVVRDPRFEPIYGSVDKEGFRKRYNFLFDEDFPAEKQRLQEMIKKSKDPNAIEEMKSRVTWIDKQLKSHPRKNVESEILREHIKKEREAAKAGKRPYYLKRSELRERKLINKYEELKEAGKLDAFMEKRRRKNASKDHRYMPYRRNGDNA; encoded by the exons atgagaGGCCCCAACCGCCGCCCCACGGGAGCCTCCGCCTCGACGTCTAGCAAGCGCGAACCGGAGGAAGACTTGCCCAGCGCATCCGAAGAGTCGGACGAGGACGAG GAGGTCTCCTcgtcgtcggtgtcggagtcCGAGTCAGGGAGCGACGACGAGGATGTggcgcgggagcgggagctGGAGCGCGCGCTGGCCGACGTGCCCTTCGGAGAGCTGCAGCGCGCGAGGGCCGACGGGTCGCTCGCCTTGCGGACTGCCTCTGCGGCCAAAGCAGCCGCAGAGAAGAAGGCTCGCAGGGCTAGCAAGAAGAG GCCGATGGAGATAAGCACGAAAATGCGGCCACCGAAGCTCAGGGAGGTGATCCAGGTTCCCAAGAAG GTTGTAAGGGATCCCAGATTTGAACCTATATATGGATCTGTTGACAAAGAAGG GTTCAGGAAAAGATACAATTTCTTATTTGATGAAGACTTTCCTGCTGAAAAACAG AGACTTCAAGAAATGATTAAGAAATCGAAGGACCCAAATGCCATTGAAGAAATGAAGAGTCGTGTCACATGGATT GATAAGCAGTTGAAGTCGCATCCTCGAAAGAATGTTGAATCAGAGATCCTGCGCGAACATATTAAGAAAGAGAGGGAAGCAGCAAAGGCCGGAAAGCGACCATACTATCTTAAGAGAT CTGAACTTCGCGAAAGGAAGTTGATTAATAAGTACGAGGAGCTCAAG GAGGCAGGAAAACTTGATGCCTTCATGGAGAAGCGGCGAAGGAAGAATGCTTCTAAAGATCACCGGTACATGCCATACCGAAGGAATGGGGACAATGCATGA